The following proteins are co-located in the uncultured Draconibacterium sp. genome:
- a CDS encoding PKD domain-containing protein, which yields MILTKPAFLILFVFLLGNAGFAFSKGSEEAPPQIENPISSAIPYCSDSVAVAPYMTVKNISINEASEGMKVSIANYKRGEDKLVWDAVYGFTYYWNDAYGHVEIRGIGTAEQYQEAIRKVYYKNVAEVPTLNIRSFSISLLDADYLPETEHFYRYVSKRGIKWTEARDAADTTKYYGLQGYLVTITSSVENDFVWTKIDGIGWIGANDAAVEGRWQWETGPEKGTHFWQGAYPSGYRVNGRYSNWNSGEPNNVYKTWGDDEDYGHINADPGSVPKSWNDLSNEGDKDNPTGYYYPQGFIVEFGGMPGDPPVKLSASAQVEVRKIAFANQRNFEICEGESLRLNDIGANNSYSYSWSPNEAINNPNVSSPTVKPFSDIVYTARGVLGFCEDTASFHVLVDPVPVSLLPVDTTICKGDSVTLDAGEHAAYLWSTGEATRTITVADEKIYWVRLSNDVPCEIMDTVEVKWSVRPVLDYSTVDTLVCGSKTQTLQLSFVGGTASTHLISFDPLMVEITDEASLTPTITVKAFGKYQFEMQINDEYGCQFLDTLNIEFHNQPEAKILMDEDKCKGYSLELNYGGMTEEDALFSWYYNDTVFQSGVNLQNLIIPLGYGQINRSVGLKVNEQGCVDSSFRGVTVTPNVEIVADITEGCTPLLVEFEAKATEAVLSNYWDFGDGNNSDQRLVTNTFVNPETGDVNFDVSLTVISVEGCENTGVMKDMITAHPKPTVDLSFNEEDCNSSLAEVWYEGSGNNRDKYHWDLNSLQPDEIIQNPGLTSGPLQFNRLLEPTVSLGIKVISEFGCQSDSISKIWKRKPLFEVLVDTTEGCPPLEVAAQAIVSDMVDNVEFSYDLGDGTEGYGNTVSHIYTAAATTNELRFTGTSLITGCSDTVSFEKEIETFPVPVANFSPVPDEVLISDPEIYFENKTVGATDYEWDFDDGSFPSGEFSPTHRFTGMGFYNVLLMSYNDLGCLDSIAKKVAVTFDRLYPPNAFSPNAFAEEDRVFQVYSEGVVDEGYQLLIFNRWGEVIFESTSQLVGWDGKMKNDNFAPGGVYTWVLQYTDFTGKAHKQQGNISLVF from the coding sequence ATGATTTTAACTAAACCGGCATTTCTTATTCTATTCGTTTTTTTGTTAGGAAATGCCGGTTTTGCATTTTCTAAAGGAAGCGAAGAAGCTCCCCCTCAAATTGAAAATCCAATTAGCAGTGCTATTCCTTACTGTTCCGATTCGGTGGCAGTGGCCCCGTATATGACGGTAAAAAATATCAGTATAAACGAGGCTTCAGAAGGCATGAAAGTGTCGATTGCCAATTACAAACGAGGCGAAGATAAACTGGTGTGGGACGCAGTTTACGGATTTACTTATTATTGGAACGATGCATACGGTCATGTGGAAATAAGAGGTATAGGTACAGCCGAACAATATCAGGAAGCCATTCGAAAGGTGTACTATAAAAATGTGGCAGAAGTACCCACTTTAAATATCAGATCGTTTTCGATAAGTTTGTTAGACGCCGATTATTTACCGGAAACTGAGCATTTTTACCGTTATGTGAGTAAGCGGGGTATTAAATGGACCGAAGCCCGCGATGCGGCCGATACCACAAAATATTATGGTTTGCAAGGGTATTTGGTTACCATTACATCGAGCGTTGAAAATGATTTTGTATGGACTAAAATTGACGGAATTGGGTGGATAGGAGCCAATGATGCCGCTGTTGAAGGACGATGGCAGTGGGAAACAGGCCCTGAAAAAGGAACGCATTTTTGGCAAGGGGCATATCCCAGTGGATATCGAGTGAATGGTCGTTATTCCAACTGGAATTCCGGAGAACCAAACAATGTGTATAAAACCTGGGGCGACGATGAGGATTACGGGCATATAAATGCCGATCCGGGCTCGGTTCCAAAGTCGTGGAACGATTTATCGAATGAAGGCGACAAAGACAATCCAACCGGATATTATTATCCGCAGGGATTTATTGTTGAATTTGGTGGGATGCCCGGAGATCCTCCGGTAAAACTTTCGGCTTCGGCACAGGTAGAGGTTCGGAAAATTGCATTTGCCAACCAGCGTAATTTTGAGATTTGCGAAGGTGAATCACTTCGTTTAAATGATATTGGTGCCAATAATTCATATTCTTATTCGTGGTCGCCGAATGAGGCAATTAACAATCCAAATGTTTCGAGCCCAACGGTAAAACCCTTTAGTGACATCGTATATACAGCAAGGGGTGTTCTTGGATTTTGTGAGGATACTGCAAGCTTTCATGTGCTGGTTGATCCCGTTCCTGTTAGTTTGTTGCCGGTTGATACAACCATTTGTAAAGGCGATTCGGTAACTCTCGATGCCGGTGAACATGCCGCGTATTTATGGTCTACAGGAGAAGCAACACGCACAATTACTGTTGCCGATGAGAAAATATACTGGGTAAGGTTGAGCAACGATGTTCCGTGTGAAATAATGGATACCGTTGAAGTAAAATGGAGTGTACGTCCGGTTTTGGATTACAGTACGGTTGACACTTTGGTATGCGGATCGAAAACACAAACGCTGCAGCTTTCTTTTGTTGGTGGTACGGCAAGTACACATTTAATTTCTTTTGATCCACTTATGGTGGAAATTACCGATGAGGCCAGTCTAACTCCAACAATCACTGTTAAAGCGTTTGGTAAGTATCAATTTGAGATGCAAATAAACGATGAGTATGGTTGCCAGTTTTTAGATACGCTGAATATTGAGTTTCATAACCAGCCGGAAGCAAAGATTCTTATGGATGAAGACAAATGCAAGGGCTACAGTCTGGAGTTAAATTATGGAGGAATGACAGAAGAAGATGCTCTTTTTTCGTGGTATTACAACGATACTGTTTTTCAGTCTGGTGTTAACTTACAGAATCTTATTATACCACTTGGATATGGTCAAATTAACCGTTCGGTTGGATTAAAAGTAAATGAACAAGGGTGTGTAGATTCCAGTTTCCGGGGAGTAACTGTTACTCCAAATGTGGAGATCGTAGCTGATATTACTGAAGGTTGTACTCCGCTGTTGGTTGAATTTGAGGCGAAAGCCACCGAAGCAGTTCTGTCTAATTACTGGGACTTTGGCGATGGAAACAATTCTGATCAGCGCTTGGTAACAAACACATTTGTAAATCCGGAAACAGGAGATGTAAATTTTGACGTGAGTTTGACAGTTATCTCTGTAGAGGGATGCGAAAATACAGGAGTTATGAAAGATATGATTACTGCGCATCCGAAACCTACAGTGGATTTATCTTTTAATGAAGAAGATTGTAATTCATCCTTAGCCGAAGTTTGGTACGAAGGCTCGGGGAACAACAGAGATAAGTATCACTGGGATTTAAATTCACTGCAACCCGATGAAATAATTCAAAATCCGGGTTTAACATCAGGACCACTTCAGTTTAATCGCTTATTGGAACCCACCGTATCTCTTGGAATCAAAGTTATTTCTGAATTTGGATGCCAATCAGATAGCATTTCGAAAATATGGAAGCGGAAGCCATTGTTTGAGGTTTTGGTAGATACAACAGAGGGTTGTCCTCCTTTGGAAGTGGCGGCTCAGGCAATTGTTTCCGACATGGTTGACAACGTTGAATTTTCGTACGATTTGGGCGATGGAACAGAAGGATACGGGAATACCGTAAGTCATATTTATACTGCCGCTGCTACAACAAACGAACTTCGTTTTACAGGCACATCTCTAATTACAGGTTGCAGCGATACCGTTTCTTTCGAAAAGGAGATTGAGACCTTTCCTGTTCCTGTGGCTAATTTTTCTCCGGTGCCGGACGAGGTTCTTATCAGCGATCCGGAAATCTACTTTGAGAATAAAACGGTTGGTGCAACTGATTATGAGTGGGATTTTGATGATGGATCTTTTCCATCAGGCGAATTTTCACCCACGCATCGTTTTACCGGAATGGGATTTTATAATGTCCTGCTAATGTCCTATAACGATTTAGGGTGCCTCGATTCAATTGCCAAAAAGGTAGCAGTTACTTTCGATCGCCTGTATCCTCCAAATGCATTTTCACCCAATGCATTCGCAGAAGAAGATCGGGTATTTCAGGTCTATTCAGAAGGTGTAGTTGATGAAGGATATCAGTTACTTATTTTTAATCGTTGGGGCGAAGTAATCTTCGAATCCACAAGTCAGTTAGTAGGATGGGACGGAAAAATGAAGAACGATAATTTTGCTCCGGGCGGTGTTTATACATGGGTGCTTCAATACACTGATTTTACCGGGAAAGCACATAAGCAGCAAGGAAATATAAGCCTTGTTTTCTAA
- a CDS encoding dihydroorotate dehydrogenase-like protein: MSNLQTKYLGLDLKNPLVAASSGLTSSVEKIKELASAGIGAIVLKSIFEEQINNEVSSMLEKDQQNMGYPEAEDYIKNYLRDNTVVKHLELLRKAKEAVDIPIIASINCVSGAEWTSFAKDFEEAGADAIELNIFYMPTDRNEKPGIIEQLYLDVLKKVRLEVSIPVSVKFGVHHSNIIGMADKLKANGAAGVVMFNRFYEPDIDLDKLELTSSEVFSSPSDLRRSLRWVGIVSSSVANLDIAASTGIHDGDAVIKQLLAGAQVAQLCSTLYVNGASVVSSMLSDLDAFMKKWNFKTIDDFRGRLSYKNIPDPMVYERSQFMKYFSNRK, encoded by the coding sequence ATGAGTAATTTGCAAACTAAATATTTAGGATTAGACTTAAAAAATCCTTTGGTTGCAGCCAGTTCAGGCTTAACAAGTTCGGTTGAAAAAATTAAAGAATTGGCTAGCGCAGGAATTGGTGCCATTGTTCTAAAATCAATTTTTGAAGAGCAGATTAATAACGAAGTAAGCAGTATGCTGGAAAAAGACCAGCAAAACATGGGCTACCCTGAAGCTGAAGATTACATCAAAAATTATTTGCGCGACAATACGGTTGTTAAACATTTGGAACTGCTTCGGAAAGCAAAAGAAGCAGTTGATATTCCGATTATTGCCAGCATAAATTGCGTGTCGGGTGCAGAATGGACAAGCTTTGCGAAAGATTTTGAAGAAGCCGGCGCCGATGCCATTGAATTAAATATTTTCTACATGCCAACCGACCGAAACGAAAAGCCGGGGATTATAGAACAATTGTATCTCGATGTACTTAAAAAAGTGCGTTTGGAAGTTTCTATTCCGGTATCGGTAAAATTTGGTGTACACCACAGCAATATTATCGGAATGGCAGATAAATTAAAAGCAAACGGTGCCGCCGGTGTTGTAATGTTTAATCGTTTTTACGAACCCGATATCGATTTAGACAAATTGGAACTTACTTCTTCCGAAGTATTTAGTTCGCCAAGCGATTTGCGTAGGTCGTTGCGTTGGGTGGGAATTGTTTCATCTTCAGTAGCCAATCTTGACATTGCTGCTTCAACAGGTATTCACGATGGCGATGCAGTAATAAAACAACTGCTGGCAGGAGCGCAGGTGGCACAACTTTGTTCTACATTATATGTTAACGGAGCAAGTGTGGTTTCAAGCATGCTAAGCGACTTGGATGCATTTATGAAAAAATGGAATTTTAAAACCATTGACGATTTCCGGGGACGACTTTCTTACAAAAATATTCCTGATCCGATGGTTTATGAGCGTTCTCAGTTTATGAAATATTTTTCGAACCGAAAATAA
- a CDS encoding YggS family pyridoxal phosphate-dependent enzyme, with protein MDIAKNISEIKQNLPEGVRLVAVSKTKPNEDILAAYEVGQRIFGENKVQDLVRKYEELPKDIEWHFIGHPQTNKVKYIAPFISLIHGTDSIKLLKTINKEGAKNNRKIKCLLQFHIAEESTKFGLSEQEAVELLSSDEFAGFENVEIAGVMGMATYTDDTNQIRNEFRSLKQIFTTLKNKFFAESDSFCEISMGMSGDYPLAIEEGSTLIRVGSHIFGERNY; from the coding sequence ATGGATATTGCAAAGAATATTTCTGAAATAAAACAAAATTTGCCTGAAGGTGTGCGCCTGGTAGCTGTATCGAAAACAAAACCCAACGAAGATATTTTAGCTGCATACGAGGTTGGCCAACGCATTTTTGGTGAGAATAAAGTTCAGGATCTGGTTCGAAAATACGAAGAGCTTCCAAAAGATATTGAATGGCATTTTATCGGTCATCCTCAAACAAATAAGGTCAAATACATTGCTCCTTTTATCAGCCTTATTCATGGAACAGATTCCATTAAACTGTTAAAAACAATAAATAAAGAGGGCGCAAAAAACAATCGGAAAATAAAATGTCTTTTGCAATTTCATATTGCCGAAGAATCTACTAAGTTTGGACTTTCGGAGCAAGAAGCTGTTGAGTTGTTGAGCTCCGATGAATTTGCCGGATTTGAGAATGTTGAAATTGCGGGTGTTATGGGAATGGCAACCTATACCGACGATACAAATCAGATTCGGAATGAATTTAGGAGCTTAAAGCAGATTTTTACAACACTAAAAAATAAATTCTTTGCGGAGTCCGATTCTTTTTGCGAAATTTCGATGGGAATGTCGGGGGATTATCCTTTGGCAATTGAGGAAGGAAGTACATTGATAAGGGTTGGAAGCCATATTTTTGGCGAACGTAACTATTAA